Proteins from one Anastrepha obliqua isolate idAnaObli1 chromosome 2, idAnaObli1_1.0, whole genome shotgun sequence genomic window:
- the LOC129239297 gene encoding acylphosphatase-2, protein MSTEQLFSLDFDLKGEFPKEVVGKFLETQVNMLGLRGWAKEVEKNRIKGHIEGLLPKLEKFKKVIEQAEAFVAQFTEIIFTEVKKIEKYTAEAFEIKN, encoded by the coding sequence ATGTCCACCGAGCAATTATTTTCGCTCGATTTCGACCTCAAAGGTGAATTTCCAAAGGAGGTAGTTGGCAAATTTCTGGAAACACAAGTAAATATGCTCGGACTGCGCGGTTGGGCGAAAGAAGTTGAAAAGAACCGAATTAAGGGCCATATTGAGGGTCTTCTAccgaaattagaaaaatttaagaaagtcATTGAACAGGCTGAAGCCTTTGTAGCGCAATtcacagaaataatttttaCCGAGGTGAAGAAGATAGAGAAATATACGGCAGAGGCATTCGAAATAAAGAACTGA